The proteins below come from a single Takifugu flavidus isolate HTHZ2018 chromosome 6, ASM371156v2, whole genome shotgun sequence genomic window:
- the c1qtnf6b gene encoding complement C1q tumor necrosis factor-related protein 1 codes for MLNVCLRLLVLFPLLCCVPSPSRPPSRICRRCCDFQESPAAAAQYQIPEVRTVINMTILKGDKGDKGDKGTPGKPGLEGPPGARGPPGSKGSKGQVGAPGDPCKIPHSSFSVGRRKSLHSVEYYQALVFDTVFVNVHEHFNMFKGKFYCYVPGIYFFNVNIHTWNFKETYLHLMHNDKEQVILYAQPSERSIMQSQSVMMDLALNDEVWVRLYKRERENAVYSDDVDVYITFNGYLVAPSVQ; via the exons ATGTTGAATGTGTGTTTGAGGCTGCTTGTGCTCTTCCCACTGCTTTGCTGCGTGCCCTCTCCATCCAGACCCCCATCCAGAATCTGCAGGCGATGCTGTGACTTCCAGGAGTCCCCAGCCGCCGCGGCGCAGTACCAGATCCCCGAGGTCCGCACCGTCATCAACATGACAATCCTCAAAG GCGATAAAGGAGACAAAGGGGACAAGGGCACACCTGGAAAACCTGGGCTAGAAGGACCTCCAGGTGCCCGAGGACCCCCTGGGTCTAAAGGCAGCAAAGGCCAGGTGGGGGCCCCTGGAGACCCCTGCAAAATCCCTCACTCTTCCTTCTCTGTGGGACGGCGCAAGTCCCTCCACAGCGTGGAGTACTACCAGGCGCTGGTGTTCGACACGGTCTTCGTCAACGTCCACGAGCACTTCAACATGTTCAAGGGAAAATTCTACTGCTACGTGCCGGGCATCTACTTCTTCAATGTCAACATCCACACCTGGAATTTCAAGGAAACCTACCTCCACCTGATGCACAACGACAAAGAGCAGGTGATCCTGTACGCGCAGCCCAGCGAGCGCTCCATCATGCAGAGCCAGAGCGTCATGATGGATCTGGCCCTGAACGACGAGGTCTGGGTTCGGCTTTACAAGCGCGAGAGGGAAAATGCGGTTTACAGCGATGACGTGGATGTTTACATCACCTTCAACGGATACCTGGTGGCACCGAGTGTCCAGTGA